From the Gemmatimonadota bacterium genome, the window TCATGCGTCGTCTTAAGTCGAGAATAGATGCTTTCATAATTCCTCCTTAAAGTGTTAATGCTTGGTAGATGTTGGCCTGAGTTTCTCGCCCGTCATCCAGCCCATTGCCGTTCCAATCGGTGAATACAAATGGTATTTTCATCACGTTCCATGTTCCCTTGATAGGAGTATTTTCATCACGTTCCATGTTCCCTTGATAGGAGCGTTCCGGCTCTTTGTAAAACCGCATCCACTATCTCCGTGGGCAAAGGACATATCAACGTTGCATTTCTCGCCCGCCAATCCATATTCTTGACCTGGTCTGAAAGAATAATACCCGTCACATCCAATCCCGCAGGAATGGCGACCTCAAAGGGATACCCCTTCACTTGATTGGTAATTGGACAGAGTATTGCCAAATGGGTCTTGCCATTATAAGCACCCGGTGAGAGCACAACAGCGGGGCGACGTCCAGCTTGCTCATGTCCTGCTTGTGGATTGAAGTTAATCCAGACCGCATCGCCGCGCTGTGGGACGTACCCGTCTGGCTTCACCATATTTCACCGCCTACAGCAGGTCCAGTATCTATTTCACCGTGTAAGTTGTGCTCGGTCACCTGGGATAGAAGGTCGTCCAATTTCAAGTCAGATGGCTTTACAGGTTCAATGACCAATTCCTTACCACGCAGCGATAATTCGACCCGCGAATTGGGTTCAAGCCCGATCTGGACAGCGAGTGGTTTGGGAATACGCAGGGCTAAACTATTGCCCATTTCTGCACACGGGTTTCCATATCTTCCTCCTCTAAATAGTAGATACAATGAAGATACATTGAGACTTAGAACTTATCAAGGCCAATTTTGCATCCCTCACGCAGTGGCAATATAATACGCGATATTGCATGTCATATCCCACTGGTAGAGAATGACTTATATCGGCCTCGCAATTTTGTCCACAATTTTGTTGACTTTTTTGTATAAGATATTATTTTGTCAACAGTTTCGTTGACAAAAATTTAATGAATCACCGGGAGACGCGTAATGAACAATTCTGATCGTCCAATCCGCAAGTTCAATCCGGGGACGTTTCAGTCCGACGAGGAGGTGATTGAGCAGTTCGCGGTGAGGAAACACGAACTCGATACGGTGCTTGGGGTGCTGCGCAGGAATATCGGTTCACCATCGTGCCAGCACGTTCTGATGGTCGCGCCTCGGGGTCGGGGAAAGACGATGTTGCTCGCGCGCGTCTCGGCGGAGTTGAATGCTGATGGCGAGCTTTCCAGATGTTTTTTACCGGTTCGGTTTATGGAGGAGAGTCACGAGATATTCGATCTCGCGGATTTTTGGCTCGAGACGCTGTTTTATCTTGTGCAGGAGAGCGTCAGGCACGATTCCGCGCTCGCACAGGAGTTGCGAGAGGCGCACGCCGATCTGGCCGATCACTGGGACGAGGCGTCGCTCGCGGATCGCGTCCGTGACACTGTTCTGGACGCGGCGGACCGGTTGGGCAAAAAACTCGTTCTTATGGTGGAAAATCTGCAGGCGCTCTGCGAAGATATAGATGACGATTTTGGCTGGCAATTGCGCGGCGTGTTGGAGTCCGAGCCTCGGATCGTGCTGCTTGCCACTGCGACGAGTCGCTTTGAGGGGTTGGAAAATGCGGCGGAGCCGTTTTTTGAATTGTTCCGAATTGTCGATCTGGAACCGCTGAGTACCGAGGACTGCTGCCGTCTGTGGGAGGTGGTCAGTGGAGACGCGGTGACTGAGCACGAA encodes:
- the mazF gene encoding endoribonuclease MazF, which produces MVKPDGYVPQRGDAVWINFNPQAGHEQAGRRPAVVLSPGAYNGKTHLAILCPITNQVKGYPFEVAIPAGLDVTGIILSDQVKNMDWRARNATLICPLPTEIVDAVLQRAGTLLSREHGT
- a CDS encoding AbrB/MazE/SpoVT family DNA-binding domain-containing protein, with product MGNSLALRIPKPLAVQIGLEPNSRVELSLRGKELVIEPVKPSDLKLDDLLSQVTEHNLHGEIDTGPAVGGEIW